One Saccharomyces eubayanus strain FM1318 chromosome VIII, whole genome shotgun sequence genomic window carries:
- a CDS encoding DUP/COS family protein — MILMAWLLIRVLSKKPNASPVPGNTALPKDTFESYFSYLLYEITQFPPFVLSFVVLIILIVSAENCNVHSFYVLLFVWLFIADFLGLGYSVFRFNAGSFDDNCDTKLLLEVITRKPAVKGKEWRTITYNMNQYLFDNGLWDTPYYFYSENNCYRYFINLIERKHLYSQSDTTAIGAQWDVLESETSEDAPKSYVSSSKSDLERCRFQAALLERQAQREYWRKHYPDAGIF; from the coding sequence ATGATACTCATGGCTTGGTTATTGATTCGAgttctttccaagaaacCTAATGCGTCTCCAGTGCCGGGGAATACTGCTCTTCCCAAAGACACATTTGAgtcatatttttcttatttgttATACGAAATCACTCAATTTCCACCATTCGTGCTTTCTTTCGTGGTACTGATAATTTTGATTGTGTCAGCTGAAAACTGCAATGTTCACTCCTTTTACGTCCTACTTTTTGTGTGGTTGTTTATAGCAGACTTCTTAGGTTTAGGTTATTCGGTGTTTAGATTTAATGCCGGGAGCTTCGACGACAATTGTGATACAAAACTTTTACTGGAGGTAATAACACGTAAACCAGCAGTAAAAGGGAAGGAATGGAGAACTATCACATACAACATGAATCAATATTTGTTTGACAATGGATTATGGGATACCCCATACTATTTCTACAGTGAAAACAATTGTTACCGCTATTTTATAAACCttattgaaagaaaacatctATATTCACAATCAGACACCACGGCTATCGGTGCACAGTGGGATGTGCTAGAAAGTGAAACCTCGGAAGATGCACCTAAATCGTATGTCTCTAGTTCCAAGTCGGATCTGGAAAGATGTCGTTTCCAAGCAGCTTTACTTGAAAGACAGGCGCAACGTGAATATTGGAGAAAACATTATCCAGATGCTGGTATATTCTAA